GCTCATCCAGGCCATGCACTTCGGGCTGACCGCGCGCACCATGGCGACCGGCCAGTACTGGATCCACCCCACGATGCCCGAGCTGGTGGAGAACGCCCTGCTCAAGCTCCCCGTGAAGGGCTAGACGAAGCGCGGGCGGCCCGCGACGTACCCGAGTACGACCTGGGCCGCCAGCACCACGAGGACCAGCGTCAGGGACATCGCCCACCCGCCGGTGAGGCCGTGCAGGATGCCGACCGCGAACGGGCCGACCGCCGCGATCAGGTAGCCGAGGCTCTGCGCCATCGCGGACAGCCGCGCGGTCTCCTGGCCGGTGCGCGCCCGCAGCGTGATCAGCGTCAGCGCCAGCGGGAACACGCCCATGCCGATACCGATCAGCAAGATCCACAAGCCGGTCGCGGTCGCCGGGGCGAGGAGCAGTCCGGCGAACCCGGCGAACCCGGTCAGCGCCATCGACACCGCCCACGCGGACTGGGAACGGGCCCTGGCGGCCAGCGGCGGGACGATCATGGAGACCGGCACGCCGAGGACCATCACGATGGCCAGCAGCTGGCCCGCGGTGGTCGCCGAGACCCCGGCGGTGTCGCGCAGGATCTCGGGCAGCCAGCCCATGACCGTGTAGGCGACCAGCGACTGGAACCCGAAGAACACGGTGACCGCCCAGGCCAACGGGCTGCGCAGGAGCGAGCGGCGCGGACCGGCCGTCTCCTCCGCCACCGGCTGCCGGCCGGACCCACCGCGACCGGCGAGCACCCAGGTGACCAGCGCGAGCACGCCGAGCAGCGCCCACATGCCGACCGCGCCGCGCCAGCCGCCCACCAGCTCCTCCAGCGGAGCGGTGAACGCCGCGGCGATCGCGCCACCGGCGGACAGCGCCGCGCTGTAGGCGCCGGTGACCGCGCCGACCTTGGTGGCGGGGAAGGAGTCCTTGACCACCACCGGGATCAGGACGTTGCAGACCGCGATCGCCGCGCAGGCCATGAAGGTGCCCGCGACGAGCACGAGCGGCCCGTCGACGACCCGCAGCGCCAGGCCCGCCGTGAGCAGCGCGAGGGCTCCGGAGATCACCGCGCGGGCGCCGTACCTGCGGCTGAACCATGGCGCGAGCATGCCGACCAGGCCGAAGCACAGGGTCGGGATCGCGGTGACCGCGCTGGTCCATGCGGCGGAAACGCCGAGCGTGTCCCGCACCTCGGACAGCACCGCGGCCAGACTGGTCACCGCGGGACGGAGGTTGGCCGCCGCCAGCATCACGCCCACGACCAGCGCCAGCCCACCGGCCACGCTCGCGGCGGGGGCGGAACGGGTACTGGCAGGCTGGTCGAGCTGGGGCGAGAGCGTCACGCGAGAGAGTATGACAAACATAGGATGTTCGGATGAAAGGATGAGCCTGTGCCTTTGGCCACTACCCGGCGCGCCGGCCTGGTCGAGCAGGTCATCGAGCAGATGCGCGCGCTGGTCACCTCCGGCGAGTGGCCGGTCGGCCGGCGCATCCCGCCCGAGCCGGAGCTGGTGACGGCGCTCGGCGTCGGCCGCAACACCGTGCGCGAGGCGGTCCGCGCGCTCGCGCACGCCGGTCTGCTCGAAGTCCGCCAGGGCGACGGCACCTTCGTCCGCGCCACGAGCGAGCTGTCCGGCGCCGTCCGGCGGCTGTGCGGCTCCGAACTGCGCGACGTGCTGGAGGTGCGCCGCGCACTGGAGGTCGAGGGCGCGCGCCAGGCCGCGACCCGGCGCAGCGCCGAGGACCTGCGCGAGCTGGAGCGCATCCTGGCCGCGCGCGACGCGGCGCTGGAGGCGGGCGACTTCGACCTGATGGTCCAGCTCGACACCGACTTCCACCTGTTCCTGGTGGAGTGCTCGCACAACAACGTGCTCACCGAGCTCTACCGGGGCTTCACCGAGGCGGTCCGCTCCAGCGTCGCGACCACCGTGAACACCAGCCTGCGCCGCGACGAGCACGTTTCGCACACCGAACTGCTCGACGCGGTGCGCGAGCAGGACGCGGAGAAAGCGGTCCGGGAAGCCAGCGGATTCTTGGAAGAGCTACTCGCGAATCTGCCCGGAAAGGACAAAAAAGGACATTAGGGCGATTCCAGCCCCGCATTCAGCCGGGCCATCAGGACGGCGAGGACCCGCTGGTCCTCCTCGTCCCAGTCGGCCAGCGCCGCGCGCAGCCACGCCGCGCGCTCGGCCTGGACGTCGGCGAGCAGGCGCAGCCCGGCCGCCGTGGCGCGCAGCGGGATCGAGCGCGCGTCCGGCGGGTTCTCCACGGGTTCGACCAGACCCGCTGCCTGCAGCTTCGCCACGTGCCTGCTCGCGGTGGACTTGTCGACGGCGAACTGCCTGGCCAGCTCGCCGACGCGGCTGGAGCCCCGCAGCGCGACGGCGACCAGGTACGGATAGGTGATGTGGTCCAGCCCCCGGTAGCCCCGTGACCAGCTGCGCCACACCGCCTTCCGCGCGAACAGCGTGAGCTGTTGCTCCAGTTCCGTCATTCCTGAGCCATTTGTCCGCTCTGTCACATACGCACCATACCTCCCTACTGTTGCGCCATGCAACCGTCAGTCGTAACGTGGTCGTTATCCACACGAAAAGGGGATCGGCATGTGCGGAATCACGGGATGGGTGGCTTATCGGCACGATCTGACGACCGAGCGGGACGCGGTCGCCGCGATGACCGAGACGATGGTCTGCCGCGGCCCCGACGCGGGCGGGACCTGGTTCGCCCGGCACGCGGCGCTCGGCCACCGAAGGCTCTCGGTGATCGACATCGACGGCGGCGCGCAGCCGATGGCCGCCACGCGCGACGG
The window above is part of the Allokutzneria albata genome. Proteins encoded here:
- a CDS encoding CynX/NimT family MFS transporter, translated to MTLSPQLDQPASTRSAPAASVAGGLALVVGVMLAAANLRPAVTSLAAVLSEVRDTLGVSAAWTSAVTAIPTLCFGLVGMLAPWFSRRYGARAVISGALALLTAGLALRVVDGPLVLVAGTFMACAAIAVCNVLIPVVVKDSFPATKVGAVTGAYSAALSAGGAIAAAFTAPLEELVGGWRGAVGMWALLGVLALVTWVLAGRGGSGRQPVAEETAGPRRSLLRSPLAWAVTVFFGFQSLVAYTVMGWLPEILRDTAGVSATTAGQLLAIVMVLGVPVSMIVPPLAARARSQSAWAVSMALTGFAGFAGLLLAPATATGLWILLIGIGMGVFPLALTLITLRARTGQETARLSAMAQSLGYLIAAVGPFAVGILHGLTGGWAMSLTLVLVVLAAQVVLGYVAGRPRFV
- a CDS encoding FadR/GntR family transcriptional regulator, which translates into the protein MPLATTRRAGLVEQVIEQMRALVTSGEWPVGRRIPPEPELVTALGVGRNTVREAVRALAHAGLLEVRQGDGTFVRATSELSGAVRRLCGSELRDVLEVRRALEVEGARQAATRRSAEDLRELERILAARDAALEAGDFDLMVQLDTDFHLFLVECSHNNVLTELYRGFTEAVRSSVATTVNTSLRRDEHVSHTELLDAVREQDAEKAVREASGFLEELLANLPGKDKKGH
- a CDS encoding MarR family winged helix-turn-helix transcriptional regulator translates to MTELEQQLTLFARKAVWRSWSRGYRGLDHITYPYLVAVALRGSSRVGELARQFAVDKSTASRHVAKLQAAGLVEPVENPPDARSIPLRATAAGLRLLADVQAERAAWLRAALADWDEEDQRVLAVLMARLNAGLESP